From a single Verrucomicrobiia bacterium genomic region:
- a CDS encoding S9 family peptidase, whose translation MDYPQTRREAVSDTYHGVTVEDPYRWLEDDRSEETAAWVEAQNRVTFGYLEAIPERAAISNRLTRLWNFERWGNPGRRGERYFVSRNDGLQNQSVLYTLEGLEGEMRVLLDPNRLSEDGTVALSGATATEDGARLAYGVARSGSDWQEWRVRDVRTGEDLPDEIRWVKFSRASWTRDGLGFYYSRYDAPPEGARLTQANYFHKLYYHRLGTPQDEDELVYHRPDRKEWNFSGTVTDDGRYLVIVAYEGTDPRNRVLYRDLTVEGSPVVELLMDFDADYTFIDNDGPVFWFRTDLTAPRARVIAIDVTRPEREAWREVIPEAEDTLTRVSVVGDRFLAHYLKDARSVVKVFGLDGGLEREVDLPGLGSASGFDGKRTDRETFYTFTGFTMPATVYRYDVETGTSTVWRRPRVDFDSDAYETRQVFYASKDGTRIPMFVTHRKGLALNGRNPTYLYGYGGFNISLTPSFSVAIAAWLEMGGVYAMPNLRGGGEYGEAWHKAGIKLNKQNVFDDFIAAAEWLIANGYTAPERLAIGGGSNGGLLVGACMTQRPELFGAALPAVGVLDMLRFHRFTIGWAWTSDYGSSDDPEEFRALHAYSPYHRLRPGVRYPSTMVTTADHDDRVVPAHSFKFAARLQEMHAGPNPVLIRIETKAGHGAGKPTSKLIAEAADRWAFLVRELGMRVPWR comes from the coding sequence ATGGACTATCCGCAAACGCGCCGGGAGGCGGTGTCGGACACGTATCACGGGGTGACGGTGGAGGATCCGTACCGGTGGCTGGAGGATGACCGGTCGGAGGAGACGGCGGCGTGGGTGGAGGCGCAGAACCGGGTGACGTTTGGGTATCTGGAGGCGATTCCGGAGCGGGCGGCGATCTCGAACCGGCTGACGCGGCTGTGGAACTTCGAGCGTTGGGGCAATCCGGGGCGGCGGGGGGAGCGGTATTTTGTGTCGAGGAACGACGGTCTTCAGAACCAGTCGGTGCTGTACACACTGGAGGGATTGGAGGGTGAGATGCGGGTGCTGCTGGATCCCAACCGGCTTTCGGAGGACGGGACGGTGGCGTTGAGCGGGGCGACGGCGACGGAGGACGGGGCGCGACTGGCGTACGGGGTGGCGCGGTCGGGATCGGACTGGCAGGAATGGCGGGTGCGGGATGTGCGGACGGGGGAGGATCTTCCCGACGAGATCCGTTGGGTGAAGTTTTCGCGGGCCTCGTGGACGCGGGACGGGCTGGGGTTCTACTACAGCCGGTACGACGCACCGCCGGAGGGGGCACGACTGACGCAGGCGAACTACTTCCACAAGCTGTATTACCACCGGCTGGGAACACCGCAGGACGAGGACGAGCTGGTGTATCACCGGCCGGACCGGAAGGAATGGAACTTCAGCGGCACGGTGACGGATGACGGGCGGTATCTGGTGATTGTGGCGTACGAGGGGACGGATCCGCGGAACCGGGTGCTCTACCGGGACCTGACGGTGGAGGGATCGCCGGTGGTGGAATTGCTGATGGACTTCGACGCGGACTACACGTTCATCGACAACGACGGGCCGGTATTCTGGTTTCGGACGGATCTGACAGCACCGCGGGCGCGGGTGATTGCGATCGACGTGACGCGACCGGAGCGGGAGGCGTGGCGGGAGGTGATCCCGGAAGCCGAGGACACGCTGACGCGGGTTTCGGTGGTGGGGGACCGGTTCCTTGCGCATTACCTGAAGGATGCGCGGAGTGTGGTGAAGGTGTTCGGGCTGGACGGGGGATTGGAGCGGGAGGTGGATCTGCCGGGACTGGGATCGGCGTCGGGATTTGACGGGAAGCGGACGGACCGGGAGACCTTCTACACGTTCACCGGGTTCACCATGCCGGCGACGGTGTACCGGTACGACGTGGAGACGGGGACCAGCACGGTATGGCGGCGGCCGAGGGTGGATTTCGATTCGGACGCCTACGAGACGCGGCAGGTGTTTTACGCGAGCAAGGACGGGACGCGGATTCCGATGTTTGTGACGCACCGGAAAGGCTTGGCGCTGAACGGGCGGAATCCGACGTACCTTTACGGGTACGGGGGGTTCAACATCAGTCTGACGCCGTCGTTCTCGGTGGCGATCGCCGCTTGGCTGGAGATGGGGGGGGTGTATGCGATGCCGAATCTACGGGGCGGCGGGGAGTATGGGGAGGCGTGGCACAAGGCGGGGATCAAGCTGAACAAGCAGAATGTATTCGATGATTTCATCGCGGCGGCGGAATGGTTGATCGCCAACGGGTACACGGCCCCGGAGCGGTTGGCGATCGGGGGCGGGAGCAACGGCGGGTTGCTGGTGGGAGCGTGCATGACGCAGCGGCCGGAATTGTTTGGGGCGGCGCTGCCGGCGGTGGGGGTGCTGGACATGCTGCGGTTCCATCGGTTCACCATCGGGTGGGCCTGGACCAGCGACTACGGGAGCAGTGACGATCCTGAGGAATTCCGGGCGTTGCACGCGTACTCGCCGTATCACCGGCTGCGTCCGGGAGTGCGGTACCCGAGCACGATGGTGACCACGGCGGATCACGACGACCGGGTGGTGCCGGCGCACAGTTTCAAGTTTGCGGCGCGGCTACAGGAGATGCATGCGGGGCCGAATCCGGTCCTGATCCGGATCGAGACCAAGGCGGGTCACGGGGCGGGGAAGCCGACGAGCAAACTCATTGCCGAGGCGGCAGACCGGTGGGCGTTCCTGGTGCGGGAACTGGGGATGCGGGTGCCGTGGAGGTAG
- a CDS encoding succinate dehydrogenase/fumarate reductase iron-sulfur subunit has translation MKVHLRVWRQKGPSAPGEFRTYEAPDLNPNMSFLEMLDVVNDRLASRGEEPIAFAHDCREGICGTCCLTINGKPHGPGRAIATCQTYLRSFRDGDTITIEPFRAQPFPILRDLVVDRSAFDRIIQAGGYISVRTGSAPDGNAIPIAKEVADRAMDAAQCIGCGACVAACKNASAMLFVAAKVSHLGLLPQGQPERHRRVLAMVAAMDGEGFGTCTVTGSCAAVCPKEISLDFITRLNRSYLKALLHEGVGHRIAGSDGAA, from the coding sequence ATGAAAGTTCACCTCCGCGTCTGGCGCCAGAAAGGTCCCTCCGCCCCCGGCGAGTTCCGTACCTACGAAGCTCCCGACCTCAACCCCAACATGTCCTTCCTCGAAATGCTGGACGTGGTCAATGACCGCCTCGCCAGCCGCGGAGAGGAACCCATCGCCTTCGCCCACGATTGCCGAGAAGGCATCTGTGGCACCTGCTGCCTCACCATCAACGGCAAACCCCACGGGCCCGGCCGCGCCATCGCCACCTGCCAGACCTACCTCCGCAGCTTCCGCGACGGCGACACCATCACCATCGAACCCTTCCGCGCCCAGCCCTTCCCCATCCTCCGCGACCTCGTCGTCGATCGGTCGGCCTTCGACCGCATCATCCAGGCCGGCGGCTACATCAGCGTCCGGACCGGCTCCGCCCCCGATGGCAATGCCATCCCCATCGCCAAGGAGGTCGCCGACCGCGCCATGGATGCCGCCCAGTGCATCGGCTGCGGCGCCTGTGTCGCCGCCTGCAAGAACGCCAGCGCCATGCTCTTCGTCGCCGCCAAGGTCTCCCACCTCGGCCTCCTCCCCCAGGGCCAGCCCGAACGTCACCGACGCGTCCTCGCCATGGTCGCCGCCATGGACGGCGAAGGCTTCGGCACCTGCACCGTCACCGGCTCCTGCGCCGCCGTCTGTCCCAAGGAAATCAGCCTCGATTTCATCACCCGCCTCAACCGCTCCTACCTCAAGGCCCTCCTCCACGAAGGCGTCGGTCACCGCATCGCCGGCAGCGATGGCGCCGCCTGA
- a CDS encoding fumarate reductase/succinate dehydrogenase flavoprotein subunit, with product MNLDAKSPPGPLAEKWTRHRSSIRLVSPANKRRYEVLVVGTGLAGASAAASLSELGYRVKAFTFHDSPRRAHSIAAQGGINAAKNYQNDGDSVHRLFYDTIKGGDFRARESNVHRLAEVSVGIIDQCVAQGVPFAREYGGLLANRSFGGAQVSRTFYARGQTGQQLLLGAYSALSKQVGAGAVQLFPNTEMLDLVVLDGQARGIVTRNLVTGEIERHAADAVLLATGGYGNVFNLSTYARGSNATAIWRAYRRGAGFANPCFTQIHPTCIPVSGDYQSKLTLMSESLRNDGRCWVPKKPGDQRAPHQIPDEDRDYYLERMYPAFGNLAPRDIASRAAKRVCDEGRGVGSSGLGVYLDFSDAIQRLGLKTIKERYGNLFDIYHEITGEDGYRTPMRIFPAVHYTMGGLWVDYNLMSNIPGLFVLGEANFSDHGANRLGASALMQGLADGYFVIPYTIGDYLATLKPGSTPKPDAPEFTAAVKDTQDRVHRLLGRRGKRNISEFHKALGRILWDGCGMARTRQSLERALSEIPPLREAFWKEVNVPGEEMSLNQSLEVAHRVADFLELGELMCRDALAREESCGCHYREEHQEAGECLRNDADFAHAAVWGFEGEDRPPTRHIEPLTYEFTRMTTRSYK from the coding sequence ATGAACCTCGACGCCAAATCCCCTCCTGGCCCCCTGGCCGAAAAGTGGACCCGACACCGCAGCAGCATCCGCCTGGTTTCCCCCGCCAACAAACGGCGCTACGAGGTCCTCGTGGTCGGCACCGGCCTCGCCGGCGCCTCCGCCGCCGCATCCCTCTCCGAACTCGGCTACCGGGTCAAGGCGTTCACCTTTCACGACAGCCCCCGCCGCGCCCACTCCATCGCCGCCCAGGGCGGCATCAATGCCGCCAAGAACTACCAGAACGATGGCGACAGCGTGCACCGGCTCTTCTACGACACGATCAAGGGGGGTGACTTCCGCGCCCGCGAATCCAACGTCCATCGCCTCGCCGAGGTCAGTGTCGGCATCATCGATCAGTGCGTCGCCCAGGGCGTCCCCTTTGCCCGCGAATACGGCGGCCTCCTCGCCAACCGCTCCTTCGGCGGCGCCCAGGTGTCCCGCACCTTCTACGCCCGCGGCCAGACCGGACAGCAACTGCTCCTCGGCGCCTACTCCGCCCTCTCCAAACAGGTCGGCGCCGGCGCCGTCCAGTTGTTCCCCAACACCGAAATGCTCGACCTCGTCGTCCTCGACGGCCAGGCCAGGGGCATCGTCACCCGCAACCTCGTCACCGGTGAAATCGAACGGCACGCCGCCGATGCCGTCCTCCTCGCCACCGGCGGCTACGGCAACGTCTTCAATCTCTCCACCTACGCCCGCGGCTCCAATGCCACCGCCATCTGGCGCGCCTACCGCCGCGGCGCCGGCTTCGCCAACCCCTGCTTCACCCAGATCCATCCCACCTGCATCCCCGTCAGCGGTGATTATCAGTCCAAACTCACCCTGATGTCCGAATCGCTCCGCAACGACGGACGATGCTGGGTCCCCAAAAAGCCCGGCGACCAACGCGCCCCACACCAGATCCCCGACGAGGACCGCGACTATTACCTCGAACGGATGTATCCCGCCTTCGGCAACCTCGCCCCCCGCGACATCGCCAGCCGCGCCGCCAAGCGGGTCTGCGACGAGGGCCGCGGCGTGGGCTCCAGCGGCCTCGGCGTGTACCTCGATTTCTCCGACGCCATCCAGCGCCTCGGCCTCAAGACCATCAAGGAACGCTACGGCAATCTCTTCGACATCTACCACGAGATCACCGGCGAGGACGGCTACCGCACTCCGATGCGCATCTTCCCCGCCGTCCATTACACCATGGGCGGCCTCTGGGTGGACTACAACCTGATGTCCAACATCCCCGGCCTCTTCGTCCTCGGTGAGGCCAACTTCTCCGATCACGGCGCCAACCGCCTCGGCGCCTCCGCCCTCATGCAGGGCCTCGCCGATGGCTACTTCGTCATCCCCTATACCATCGGGGATTACCTCGCCACGCTGAAACCGGGCTCCACCCCCAAGCCCGATGCCCCTGAGTTCACCGCCGCCGTCAAGGACACCCAGGACCGTGTCCATCGCCTCCTCGGCCGCCGGGGCAAGCGCAACATCTCCGAATTCCACAAGGCCCTCGGTCGCATCCTCTGGGATGGCTGCGGCATGGCCCGCACCCGGCAGAGCCTCGAACGCGCCCTCAGCGAAATCCCCCCGCTCCGCGAGGCCTTCTGGAAGGAGGTCAATGTCCCCGGCGAGGAAATGTCCCTCAACCAGTCCCTCGAAGTCGCCCATCGCGTCGCCGATTTCCTCGAACTCGGCGAACTCATGTGCCGCGATGCCCTCGCCCGCGAGGAAAGCTGCGGCTGCCATTACCGCGAGGAACACCAGGAGGCGGGCGAATGCCTCCGCAACGACGCCGATTTCGCCCACGCCGCCGTCTGGGGCTTCGAGGGCGAGGATCGCCCCCCCACCCGCCACATCGAACCGCTGACCTACGAGTTCACCAGGATGACCACCCGCTCCTACAAGTGA
- the queG gene encoding tRNA epoxyqueuosine(34) reductase QueG: MRNRLVRRALELGFDACGVSRATPPESAERYRSWLADGCHGTMGYLERTAEKREDPGRVLEGVRSVVVLAASYHASGWLGEEPGKVGRGVVARYARHDDYHEVLASRLKVLAEEVNRWGGEGTRSLWYVDTGPILERDVAQRAGVGFIGKHTNLIGRRMGNWIFLAEILTTAVIEEDAPERNQCGNCERCLTACPTGAITEPFRLDARRCISYLTIELKGSIPEGLRPAVGNRIFGCDDCLAACPWNRFAVEGRLMAGHRRADFHQPELVEWLALDDAAFRARFAGTPMLRVKRRGLLRNVCVALGNTGSPAEIPALERAASDPEPLVAEHARWAIDQIRRRMEARV, encoded by the coding sequence GTGAGGAACCGGCTTGTGAGGCGGGCGCTGGAACTGGGATTCGACGCCTGCGGGGTGAGCCGGGCGACGCCACCCGAATCGGCGGAACGCTATCGATCCTGGCTGGCCGACGGTTGTCACGGGACGATGGGGTATCTCGAGAGGACGGCGGAGAAGCGGGAGGATCCGGGGCGGGTGCTGGAGGGAGTACGATCAGTGGTGGTGCTGGCGGCCTCGTACCATGCCAGCGGGTGGCTGGGGGAGGAACCCGGGAAGGTGGGGCGCGGCGTGGTGGCCCGGTATGCGCGGCACGACGACTACCACGAGGTGCTGGCATCTCGATTGAAGGTATTGGCGGAGGAGGTGAACCGGTGGGGCGGGGAGGGGACGCGGTCGCTCTGGTACGTCGATACGGGGCCGATCCTGGAGCGGGACGTGGCCCAGCGGGCGGGGGTGGGGTTCATCGGGAAGCATACCAATCTGATTGGGCGCCGGATGGGCAATTGGATCTTCCTGGCGGAGATCCTGACCACGGCGGTCATCGAGGAGGATGCGCCGGAGCGCAACCAGTGCGGGAATTGCGAGCGCTGCCTGACGGCGTGCCCGACGGGGGCGATCACGGAGCCGTTCCGGCTGGATGCCCGGCGATGCATTTCCTACCTGACGATCGAGCTCAAGGGTTCCATCCCGGAAGGCTTGAGGCCGGCCGTGGGGAACCGGATTTTCGGGTGTGACGACTGCCTGGCGGCCTGTCCGTGGAATCGGTTTGCGGTGGAGGGGCGATTGATGGCGGGGCATCGGCGGGCGGACTTCCATCAACCGGAACTGGTGGAGTGGCTGGCTCTGGATGACGCGGCCTTTCGAGCGAGGTTTGCGGGGACGCCGATGCTTCGGGTCAAGCGGCGTGGCCTGCTCCGGAACGTGTGCGTGGCCCTGGGGAACACCGGGAGCCCGGCGGAGATTCCGGCCTTGGAGCGGGCGGCATCGGACCCGGAGCCGCTGGTGGCAGAGCACGCGCGCTGGGCAATCGACCAGATCCGTCGGCGGATGGAGGCGCGGGTGTAG
- a CDS encoding HAD-IA family hydrolase, translated as MSLSDPALQAITFDVGGTLLQPHPTVGAVYARVAARHGYPALPPEALQSRFQDAWRRIQPFHHSRSDWQRLVHEVFSPLTSAPLPDSLFPALYDEFAQPSAWRVFDDVLPTLDALAAQGIDLGIVSNWDERLRPLLAALRLDRYFDCLVISCETGFAKPSPVIFEEALRQLGRPAASVLHVGDELGNDFAGATAAGLRALHLRRDAPSQDLQIQSLRDLLAWTRPPAPSEGRPA; from the coding sequence ATGAGCCTCAGCGACCCTGCCCTCCAGGCGATCACCTTCGACGTCGGCGGCACCCTCCTGCAACCCCACCCTACCGTCGGCGCTGTCTATGCCCGCGTCGCCGCCCGTCATGGCTATCCCGCCCTTCCCCCGGAGGCCCTCCAATCCCGATTCCAGGACGCCTGGCGCCGCATCCAACCCTTCCACCATTCCCGCTCCGACTGGCAGCGCCTCGTCCACGAGGTCTTCTCGCCCCTGACTTCCGCGCCGCTCCCCGACTCCCTCTTTCCCGCCCTCTACGACGAATTCGCCCAACCGTCCGCCTGGCGCGTCTTCGACGATGTTCTCCCCACCCTCGACGCCCTCGCCGCCCAGGGCATCGACCTCGGCATCGTTTCCAACTGGGACGAACGCCTCCGCCCCCTCCTCGCCGCCCTCCGCCTCGACCGCTACTTCGACTGCCTCGTCATCTCCTGCGAAACCGGCTTCGCCAAACCCTCCCCCGTCATCTTCGAAGAAGCCCTCCGCCAACTGGGCCGCCCCGCCGCCTCCGTCCTCCATGTCGGCGACGAACTCGGCAACGATTTCGCCGGGGCCACCGCCGCAGGCCTGCGTGCCCTCCACCTCCGCCGCGATGCCCCTTCCCAGGACCTGCAGATCCAATCGCTCCGCGATCTGCTCGCCTGGACCCGCCCTCCCGCGCCTTCCGAAGGTCGGCCCGCGTAA
- a CDS encoding prolyl oligopeptidase family serine peptidase — protein MPAAELNPGRQHPQRIEITIRRQVSVPYLLFLPSDYQADGARRWPLMIFLHGAGERGHDLQLVTRHGPPKIVGQRPDFPFIVASPQCPPGERWDTVALDAMLSDLLQSHAVDPKRVYLTGLSMGGFGTWAWASASPDRFAAIVPICGGGDPIPVWLSAGPARDALARLPIWAFHGAKDTVVTLAESERMIEAYRRIGNQPKLTVYPEAGHDSWTETYDNPALYEWLLSHQRP, from the coding sequence ATGCCTGCCGCGGAACTCAACCCCGGACGCCAGCATCCCCAGCGGATCGAAATCACCATCCGCCGCCAGGTCTCCGTCCCCTACCTCCTCTTCCTCCCCAGCGATTACCAGGCCGATGGCGCCCGCCGCTGGCCCCTGATGATCTTCCTCCATGGCGCCGGCGAGCGAGGACACGACCTCCAACTCGTCACCCGCCACGGCCCCCCGAAGATCGTCGGGCAACGCCCCGACTTCCCCTTCATCGTGGCCTCCCCCCAATGCCCGCCCGGCGAACGTTGGGACACCGTCGCCCTCGATGCCATGCTCTCTGACCTCCTCCAGAGCCACGCCGTGGACCCCAAACGCGTGTATCTCACCGGCCTCAGCATGGGCGGCTTCGGTACCTGGGCCTGGGCCTCCGCCTCCCCCGACCGCTTCGCCGCCATCGTCCCCATCTGCGGCGGTGGCGACCCGATCCCCGTCTGGCTCTCCGCCGGTCCCGCACGGGATGCCCTCGCCCGCCTCCCCATCTGGGCCTTCCACGGCGCCAAGGACACCGTCGTCACCCTCGCCGAATCGGAACGGATGATCGAGGCCTACCGCCGCATCGGCAACCAGCCCAAACTCACCGTCTATCCCGAGGCGGGACACGATTCGTGGACCGAAACCTACGACAACCCCGCCCTCTACGAATGGCTTCTCAGCCACCAGCGCCCGTGA
- a CDS encoding acylphosphatase, protein MCRKVGNGGVKAERQRVIVQYSGKVQGVGFRYTARELARGFDVCGTVRNCTDGSVELIAEGARGELEAFRLALRDSGLGPCIRNETVQWTEPRGDLRGFQILR, encoded by the coding sequence ATATGCCGGAAGGTTGGAAACGGCGGTGTGAAGGCAGAGCGTCAACGCGTCATCGTGCAGTACTCGGGAAAGGTTCAGGGTGTCGGCTTCCGCTACACCGCGCGCGAACTCGCGCGCGGCTTTGACGTCTGCGGCACGGTGCGGAACTGTACCGACGGATCGGTGGAACTGATCGCCGAGGGCGCCCGCGGGGAACTCGAAGCCTTCCGCCTTGCCCTCCGGGATTCCGGCCTGGGCCCCTGTATCCGAAACGAAACCGTTCAATGGACCGAGCCGCGCGGCGATCTGCGTGGATTCCAGATCCTGCGGTAG
- a CDS encoding succinate dehydrogenase cytochrome b subunit, which produces MKPLLLFVRSSLGLKVIMGATGAALFLFVIGHLVGNLQMFLPKERINAYGHLLHSNAAVLWTVRLGLLAVVGLHLWAAISLSLRNKAARPASYGAGTTPYAASWASRHMLMTGLVVAAFVVYHLLHFTVQAPAVNLLPATSPAKDFTQLVVEHGPQKGYRDVHAMLVAGFRQPIVTVFYLVAVGLLSLHLSHGASAMFQSLGWMEGAWRQRLERIAQGLAIAIFAGYAAIPAAVYLRLIS; this is translated from the coding sequence ATGAAACCGCTGCTGCTCTTTGTTCGGTCTTCCCTCGGCCTGAAGGTCATCATGGGAGCCACCGGCGCCGCCCTCTTCCTCTTCGTGATCGGGCACCTCGTCGGCAATCTCCAGATGTTCCTCCCCAAGGAGCGCATCAACGCCTACGGCCACCTCCTCCACAGCAACGCCGCGGTCCTTTGGACCGTTCGCCTCGGCCTCCTCGCCGTGGTCGGACTCCACCTGTGGGCCGCCATCAGCCTCAGCCTCCGCAACAAGGCAGCCCGACCCGCCTCCTACGGCGCCGGCACCACTCCCTACGCCGCCAGTTGGGCGTCCCGGCACATGCTCATGACCGGCCTCGTGGTCGCCGCCTTCGTCGTCTATCACCTCCTCCACTTCACCGTCCAGGCCCCTGCCGTCAATCTCCTGCCCGCCACCAGCCCGGCCAAGGACTTCACCCAACTGGTCGTCGAACACGGCCCTCAAAAAGGGTATCGCGACGTCCACGCCATGCTCGTCGCCGGCTTCCGCCAACCCATCGTGACCGTCTTCTACCTGGTCGCCGTCGGCCTCCTCTCCCTCCACCTCAGCCATGGCGCCAGCGCCATGTTCCAATCCCTCGGCTGGATGGAGGGCGCCTGGCGGCAACGCCTAGAACGGATCGCCCAGGGCCTCGCCATCGCCATCTTCGCCGGCTACGCCGCCATCCCCGCCGCCGTGTACCTCCGCCTCATCTCCTGA
- a CDS encoding ISKra4 family transposase: protein MMARFSAQAPSGEAVQQLETLVRTAIFKPATALVGFLLQQAAERIDRSYQPKPGEHFKGRQVLDVQCLFGSFAIERDYYYNPRRKQGHFPADAALGLEVAYTPALARLMCLEGADETGFDKAERHLAETGGIRVCARQIQRVVQRVGSAAQAWQEREGPLGSTDASVLYVSGDGTGIPMRKEVLAGRRGKQPDGSAKTAQVYLGCVFTQHGRDPEGHPIRDHESTTYVSSLESIDQFGPILRREALRRGMGTAKQVVLLIDGAAGLERMGRDCFKDAIQIVDFFHAMEHAGTVLDALIGKDHPDYKARLRRWAKRLLRDGVRGLIDQSRRESRGRSAEAAVDSALGYFVNNVERMQYGTFRAKGYFIGSGVVEAGCKTVIGARCKQSGMRWSEPGAENILALRCIHSSRRTSEFWKLRLNLHSARNDSLALAA from the coding sequence TTGATGGCGAGGTTCTCCGCCCAGGCGCCCTCGGGCGAGGCGGTGCAGCAGCTCGAGACCTTGGTCCGTACCGCGATCTTCAAACCCGCCACCGCCCTCGTCGGTTTCCTGCTGCAGCAGGCGGCCGAGCGCATCGATCGCTCCTACCAGCCCAAGCCGGGAGAACATTTCAAGGGCCGGCAGGTGCTCGATGTTCAATGCCTCTTTGGCTCCTTCGCCATCGAGCGCGACTATTACTACAACCCCCGTCGCAAGCAGGGTCATTTCCCCGCTGATGCCGCCCTGGGCCTGGAGGTCGCGTACACCCCAGCCTTGGCACGCTTGATGTGCCTGGAAGGCGCCGACGAAACCGGCTTCGACAAAGCCGAGCGCCACCTCGCCGAAACCGGTGGCATCCGCGTTTGCGCCCGCCAAATCCAGCGCGTGGTCCAACGGGTTGGTTCGGCCGCCCAGGCGTGGCAGGAACGGGAGGGGCCGTTGGGTTCGACCGACGCTTCTGTCCTGTACGTCAGTGGCGATGGTACCGGCATTCCCATGCGCAAGGAAGTCCTGGCCGGCCGGCGCGGAAAGCAACCCGACGGCTCGGCCAAGACAGCCCAAGTGTACCTTGGCTGCGTGTTCACCCAGCACGGCCGCGATCCCGAGGGGCACCCTATCCGTGACCACGAGTCGACGACCTATGTCTCCAGCCTCGAGTCCATCGATCAGTTCGGCCCCATCCTGCGCCGGGAAGCGCTCCGCCGGGGGATGGGCACGGCCAAGCAGGTGGTGCTTCTGATCGACGGCGCCGCCGGTTTGGAGCGCATGGGGCGCGACTGCTTCAAGGATGCCATCCAGATCGTCGACTTCTTCCACGCCATGGAACATGCGGGCACGGTCCTGGACGCGCTCATCGGCAAGGATCATCCCGACTACAAGGCCCGACTTCGTCGCTGGGCCAAGCGCCTGCTGCGCGACGGAGTCCGCGGTCTGATCGACCAGAGCCGACGGGAGTCACGCGGCCGGTCAGCCGAGGCTGCGGTCGACTCGGCCTTGGGCTACTTCGTGAACAACGTCGAGCGCATGCAGTACGGCACCTTCCGCGCGAAGGGGTACTTCATCGGTTCGGGTGTCGTCGAAGCCGGTTGCAAGACCGTCATCGGGGCGCGATGCAAACAGTCCGGCATGCGGTGGTCAGAACCGGGAGCGGAGAACATCCTCGCCTTGCGGTGCATTCATAGCAGCCGACGCACCTCGGAATTCTGGAAACTCAGGCTTAACCTCCACTCCGCCCGCAACGACTCCCTCGCGCTGGCTGCTTAA
- a CDS encoding metallophosphoesterase family protein — translation MRYAIIADIHANLDAFEVVLADTKEQRCTHYVCLGDVVGYGANPKQCLDIVRDMNMPCVKGNHDEYCSNDAFAEGFNPLALEAVAWTRQQLSAEDRKWLHDLKYLRLVGSFTIVHATLDAPQRWQYVFDKLEAASSFTYQNTSVCFFGHTHVPVAFVRDSVVKGGTYSRFRIEPGKKYFVNVGSVGQPRDNNPRAAYVIYDTTENTIELRRLPYDIAKAQKKILDAGLPPRLAERLAIGR, via the coding sequence ATGAGATACGCGATCATCGCCGACATCCACGCCAACCTCGACGCCTTCGAGGTCGTCCTCGCCGACACCAAGGAGCAGCGCTGCACCCACTACGTCTGCCTCGGCGATGTCGTCGGCTACGGCGCCAACCCCAAACAGTGCCTCGACATCGTTCGCGACATGAACATGCCCTGCGTCAAGGGCAACCACGACGAGTACTGCTCCAACGACGCCTTTGCCGAGGGCTTCAACCCCCTCGCCCTCGAAGCCGTCGCCTGGACCCGACAGCAGCTCAGCGCCGAGGATCGCAAGTGGCTCCATGACCTGAAATACCTCCGCCTCGTCGGCAGCTTCACCATCGTCCACGCCACCCTCGACGCCCCCCAGCGCTGGCAGTACGTCTTCGACAAACTCGAGGCCGCCTCCAGCTTCACCTACCAGAACACCTCCGTCTGCTTCTTCGGCCATACCCACGTCCCTGTCGCCTTCGTCCGCGACAGCGTCGTCAAGGGCGGCACCTACTCCCGCTTCCGCATCGAGCCCGGCAAGAAGTACTTCGTCAACGTCGGCAGCGTCGGACAACCCCGCGACAACAATCCCCGCGCCGCCTACGTCATCTACGATACCACGGAGAACACCATCGAACTCCGGCGCCTCCCCTACGACATCGCCAAGGCTCAGAAGAAGATCCTCGACGCCGGCCTGCCCCCGCGCCTCGCCGAACGCCTCGCCATCGGCCGCTGA